The window AAATACAGTGAGGAACAATGTTTGAAACAAACATTGTCTCAGGAGTAGATGAGTGGAAGCCATTCAGTGGAGTGGATGTCCAACAAAGTGCAAAAAGTTAGCTCATGAGTAGCATCTGGAGTGATATTTGGAAGCATGTAGCCATGGCTACATTAACCGTGTTAGCTATCACATACCAACTACTAGTTGGCTTGATACGCAGTCTCAGACATGCACTAAAAATTTtgagttaaaaacaaaatggcCAGAAGCAAAAGTTAAAAGACAACACTATAAATACTGggttaaaaggaaaaaaacgtGGACATAGAACTATAGATGATAAGATGAACAGGGGCAGCGGCCACCACACTCAGTTGTGGTTCCAGGTcacaacattattatttatgttgaaACAAATTTGCAGCACTGAAATATATCCTACAAAACAGGGAATGGAcataaggagattttttttacagtcaagTGTAAGTGTCacatgtttgtgagctttctttacttaatgttaaataatcaacagtgctgtgagctaaccagctaacgttACCCCAGACTTTAAAgcgttttttatgaatattttcttgttcaGTATTGGTATTTAAGTGTTAATATGCGTCATTCAATTACAGTTGTAGATAGTTAGTGATAGGAAGGCGGTTTGATGATAAACATAGAagccaaagcagataattaTGATAACAACTTAGTTTGTTGTGAATATTAACATGTGCATTGTGAAAGTGTTCACCCTCAAAAAAATTGACTCCACACCCCTGGTCTCATCAGTAAATTTTTCTCTTTGTAACACAAAATGTAGGAAGCTAGTGAGCTGTGCTGAAAAGATACTCATAAGCCAAAGCCTATGTAAGTAATGTGCGGAGGCATTTTGGATTAAACACCATATATGGAAAAATAGTGGATAAAGGTAAGCCTTACCATAAGTAGGGATGGTTATGAgtaatagattaatcatttaCTAGTACCTGACAGATCTTTTTTCCTTTAGCATGTACTGACTGAGTACACGtgcatggaaaaaaatgtgCCCCATGGCCAAGACAGCATTCTAAAAATACTCCCTTAACTCGAAtgcaaaaagtgtttttttttcctggaaattttatttgaaaaagtgTGATTGTGTTATATTCAAGGACAAGACAGTCACGTATTATTCACATTAGAtaatctttttaaattaaactctCCTACAGAGAGTGTAGTCTTTCTGTTGCTAGCTAAGTTTCTTCAAGTGTGTATTTTTAGTTAGTCTACTCTAGTGTTCAACCTACAGGAGTTGGTTTATGTGACATGTTTTACTCCTACAGAGGAAATGAATTActgagtgaaaatgagtccaaagcATCTCCCGATGTCTACTGCAAGAACACACAGGAGACTGAATCATGCGTCAAACAGCCAAGAATCACTGGTGTCACAGAAGACTGgagcacaaaaaagaaaagtgctAACTCTAAACCATTTTGACTGCTACCAAGACTGACAGgagagtatgagtgtgtgactAATAGACAAGATAAATTAATGTGGGATTTGTTTCTGCCTTAATGGAAGTACTTCACTTTTTACAgaagtggccaaaaatattagtacccttccaccttttttggaaccccccccccccaaaaaaacccctAAATTTCCTCAGTATAAAGTTGAAACTATAGTATATGGTAAaagtatatggtatccatcattctttatttcatgttgaatataactgaaactttgcttttgatttacaacttaacatattatttaatacaataaaacaaatgaaaatggcatggccaaaaatattggtacccttaacttaatattttgtagcacggtctttggaggcaataactgcagtcaagttctgtaactctgaataaggtttctacactgGTAGTTCAgcccactcttcttgagcaaactgctccagttctctcaggtttgatgggtgctgtctcccaactgcaagtttcagctctttccacagatgttcaatgggattcagatcaggactcatagcaggctACTTCAGAATGGTcagttttcttctcatccattcttgggtgctttttgatggTGCTTACTGTTGCTGTTCTCGCTAACACACTTATGTTTTTTCACACGAGACTGTCTAGTGAATTTTTTGCCACAAACACTGCAACTGAACGACCTCTCTCCTGTGTGGAGTGTCATGTGTTGTGTCAGATGTCCCTTTTGTGTAAATTTTTTATCACATATTGAGCATCTGAAGGGTTTCTCTCCTGTATGGATCCTCATGTGTTTTAACAGCGACTGACTCAGACTAAAAGTTGTGTTACACAGTGAACAGCTATAAGGCTTTTCTCCTGTATGAACTCTCATATGCCTGGCTAAAATTCCACTCCGGATGAACCGCTGATGACAGACTGAGCAGCCGTaaggtttctctcctgtgtgtgttctcatgtgTGAACCCAAACCTGTACTCTGAGAGAATCTTTTACCACAAACTGAGCAGCTGAAGGGTTTCTCCCCTGTGTGAGTTCTCATATGTCTCACAGCATCTCCTTTATAGCTAAATCTTTTCTTACAGACTGAACAGCCAAAAGCTTTTTCTCCTGAACAAGTTCTATTATGTGTGACTAAATGCACACTCTGTGTGGATCTTTTAACACAAACTGAgcaaacatatgttttttttcctgaaggaCCTTTCATGTGGCTCTGCAAACAGTCCTTGGGGTCAAATGTTTTACCACACTTGGAGCAGCTCAGAAACCTCTTGCCAGTGTTACATTCTTGATCACCTACAGGAACActtctgtttttcagtgttattaaatTTGACTGACATCCCCTTGTCTCTTTCCAGTCATCAtcactgttttcagtctctggctCAGAAGAGTCTGACATCCTGTCATCACTAGCTGCTTGACTGACAGACACACCTGTCTGGGTCTGTTTTGAGTTCACTGTCTCATCATCACTATCTGGTTGTAAATATATATCTGGATCTAAGTTCCTGGCTGGTCCTGATCCTCCATAGTCCCCTCCATCAGTGTCTCTTTCCATCTGTTGAGCTGAGCTGCTGGCTGTAGGTTCTgcctctctgttctcttctgcTTGTGTTTGACAAAGCTGTGAGGACTGAGCTTTCTTTTCATCATCTTCACTCTTCACAGGGACAGATCCATCTTGACTCTTCCAaagttcctcctgttcctctttaatgtgtGGGTGTTCTGGGTCCTGCTGAACATCTGCAgataatattgaaaaaaaaaaaaagaatgcaaACACACTTATATATCTATTCAATACACCAAGTGCAAGCAAGTGCTACAGATCACTGTTTGCCGAAACAAGCAGATGTGTCTTCCCACATACTATCACACTCATTAACAGTTCATTCATGTGAGGTCTATAGTATATTAGCTGTACAATAACTGTGACATGGACATCAAGTCAAATGTATCTATTTTGCTTGCTTtcttaaatgtactgtaaatggaaatgatgtaactcaaAACAAACCTGATGCTCAGGGatgtgtgtttcttgctgacagacatacagacaaaataacaaaactgagtacacccctatgcaatatcactaaaatgttgaGTGATTCAAAATTTCATCATCCTACAATAATTGCAGTATTTTTAGGGAGAAGTGCAGggtatttgatcttatttgtaattaaaaacaaacaggttagatagactaaaataatgaaaatacagGTGTCATACTACAACCTCAATGCAATGAAAGTGAGTACACTTGTGaccactgaaacaaaaatgattacACCTGTGACTTCCAATTAAGAAAAATTGCCTTAACAAGGCTATAAAAGAATCAGAACTTTCTCAGTTTTGGCCTGGGTTGGGTCTAATGCAACATGACTCCATACAGGGGAGAGGGTACAAGATCATCAGTACACTACTGAACAGAAGCAAAACACAGTTGCAGCAGTGGTTAGGAAGTACAGGAGAACCCATACTACCAATAACGGAAAATGACAGAATGCACAATTCACTATTTACGCAGCCTTGCACTGAAATACAGACGGGCAAGTGCTTCTGACTTAGCACAAGGATTAACTTGTGGAAAttggtgtttcagtgactgCTCAGACAGTGCGAAGGACATTGCATGAAACCAACCTCTACAGATGATGACCAAGAAGAAAACCATTGCTGATGAATACTGGCAGCACATTCTTTGGTCAGATGAGGTCAAGTTAAAATtgatttgtatagcacatttaaaacaaacacagttgaccaaagtgctgaacATGCctaaaataccaaaataaattaatgtaaaagtaaataacaaataagaataaaagaaaatgaacataataacaataaaagaattaatcaattattattcatttaaaaccttaaaaacaagcaacaaaatcttaaaatcaaccctaaaacagacaggaagccagtcgGGAGAGGCCAATACTGGTGTTATATGATCACGCTTTCTTTTTCCAGTTTGAAGACAAGTGGCTGCATTTTGTACCAACTACAGACTACAAAGAGACGACTGTTCCAACCCACATACAAAGAGTTACAATAATCTAACCgagaggaaataaaatcatGACTAACTCTCTCAAAAAATTTGGGAGGGAGAGGCCtgtcaaaaatcacaccaagattCTTAACAAAAGATTGACTGTAAGAAACTAAAGGGCCAAGCACACCATCAGAGTCATCCAATAGGTAAGGTTGTCCAAACATAATAATCTCagtcttatttttattaagaAAATTATTGAGAAAGTTTAAACCCATCCAACTTTTGATATCTTTTAAGCAGTTCAGCAAAGGCTGCATTGAATCTTAACTgaaaaattaaaccaaaataaatttgCTTGGCTCAGATGGGGTTCAGCTTGTTCGGTGCGGACCTGGTCGCGACTACCACAATGACTGCATAGTACCGACCCTGAAAAATGGAGGTGGAAGTGTGCTGATATGGGGCTGTGTGAGTACAAAAGGTGTAGGTGAGATGACATTTATAGATGGCACTATGAATGCAAATTTGTATACCCAAATATTAAATCAAAAGATGACTCCCAATATCAAGGAGGTTGGCAGGAGAGGAATTTTCCAACATAACAATCatcccaaacacactgcaaaaatcacacaagagttttaaaagaagacaaaagtgaAAACTATGTCCTGGCCAAGTATgtcccctgacctaaatccaataGAACAactttacagtattttaaagtggtaaGTATTTACTAtctcttatcaaacatgcaaaGTTTGGGGCTGACTGGAGCATTTGCACTAAAGTTATAGCAGTTACAGTTtactctgtcatggcgaaacatcaaaactcaatgccacgccacggccacatgCTTTAACGATAGCTAAATTATAGCATATTAGGCACATTACAGCCACCCTCCGCTTCGGACTGTAGACCaaatattaaatcctacacatcaatcctgtctgtctaataaactcaaaaccccccccccaaaaactgctactccacccacttggcaggttcattaaagttttaatgcttaGCTTCGGAACTctagtcttcctgagttcttccctcatatattgtcttttttgatcatactttgtacaatctatgcttgcatgtgtaatagtttcCTCAGCCAAGTAGGAAAAAacatgtgcatatatcagtaaTCGCCAAAAATGATAGTCAAAAAGTCGTGTTAAATACCcgtgatgtcaatattgagcAAAAGTAATTGTGATTATgctttttgccataatcaagcacccctaaagagaacataaattttgatttacatacacacacacacacacacacacacacaaagcatttaaatatgaatgtgataaattgttgtctttaataaacagttacttgaacatttttcagtgtgctcctaaattCCTGtgtgaaccgctaggtgcttgggccctgataaaggaaaaactgctgtacagagctacaaattttagtttcgattttatttttctgcagcactttatcacgaaactgtcactctcactccattttttcccttccccacTACttaattatacatataagactcataattattgtaaaataaatgataataacaccaaacttcatacaaagtttgtatataatgtactgtatgtataaagacctttctgctgtatccttcaaaaatgagctgcatttaacCGTGACACCCATCCCCccactttcttccctccttctccctctcagctggagagaaggattcCAGAGtattcttgtgaaatatcctcataaatcccatgactatggccaaatcttacattaaaaatcatattttagttgGAATTTTcatcgcgaatccattgatacaggtttgaaagtgatctgacttatagtttagacatcagacgccccagtttggcacaaagttcatgcccagagattgcctctccattggtttacattgtaaggtgtgatgtggcactccaactttcagggcttacaaaATCTAAAccattcgagttattacaaagtttttaataacttttgttcagcacagtgtgataagtcatgtattaaagtttgaagccgataccattaacgccctaggagaaGATAGcttttattcaaggtccaaaattggcacaaagtcatactttcatgggtgaattgtggacttcctgttggatttaggtcaggggtgtcagcttatgatttgtaggtcttgatgagacgaataattgagttttggtttgatctctctatgacattcctacgggccgtggtggccattttgtgacataggtggcgctaaagagcacattttggcactttgggggataatttttacattttatcaaatttttcaccagacctgatgagCATGCCAaatttttgagcatgtttagggggtcaaatttagggttgaagtggcggattaataaagaaagaagaaagaaagaaagaaagaaacagaacagatacaagagggtcttcgcccctttggggctcaggccctaataaaggcAGGCGTACAAAATGTTGCAGCCCTTGCACCTTTGTGCACGTTGGGGCACGTCGCAGTCAAAGGGCTTTTATTGCAGGcatgcagatgtgttcaggactgGGCTCTTATCACAAAGATAAGAGCCcaaacattggatcattttcctcaataaataaatgaacaagtgtaaagtttttgtttcaattttttaactgatgtctctttatcttagttttaggacttgagtggaaatctgatcatgttttaggtcatatttatgcagaaatagagcaaattctatttttcatcaaaaatcaaagattagataaaaagtccaaaaactgaaagaagatctgtgtatcagaactttgttttttcttctttcctctcccattaatcatctcatgaccctcagatttatctgttgACCCTTTGGTGACCCCTAGATTGGggaccactggactaaactagctaactgtatatatagtaattcaaactagctccacctccagcagctacaacagtaacatgctgcttacacactgatgcttcagtattaataatctaattatgtcatatataataatatgccAGTCAGAAGGACCataccactacttttactgcaatactttaactacattaagctcataatatttatgtaccTTAAGTTAAGTAAGACTTTTCATGCAGGAGGATAATGAagcataaatgtatttactaCCATTTGATACACAAACATTAGTGTCCTGCATTATAGTGGCTTGAGAGGTGTGTTACACCTAGTACTGGAAAACTCGAAATACTCGATACATTTAGAAGTCTGGACTCAAGAGTACTGAGAGACAATTCAAACACTGGAACTTCCCAGCACTacctcagagcagaaataagtGCTCTGGGATGGCCTTCATGATGGCAGACCATGTGTACTTCATATATGTGAGATGAAATGATGATACCAAGTACCTGTagaaaacttctgttttaggGACAGCAGAAAGTCAAattcaacaaagtgaaatgtaaaccagcctgtaatcatacaacagagtACgaagaaacactagaaataatttccaaatattaaaagtaaggcaaggtttaaaatacatttaggtattattatatatgacttaaagGTCCAATAAATGACAATGAGCCTCACTGAATGTCAgtaaacaactatttgctatgtaaagatatagttgAGTAATGGCAACCTGAGCaatgaatgaagtcacactccatgtgtgtgtgttattatcCAAGcttttctgttctttgtttGGGAAGCCGCACCAGCAACacatgcatgttagtgcatgtgagcgtGCACGTGAGTCCCTCTGGGTCCTCCACATCCGTTTCCAAAATGGCAGCTATATTACAAAATTTCTGAAATTACAGTttaacagtacactaaaatttcagaaaatatttGAGGTGAGGAATAGGCAATGCACtgacagaatcttgatccatatttgatcagcactgcctagtttgacagtctGATCTGAATTTCGTGAGTTGTTGgccttctttttttaatcacaaactttattgagtaaacgaCACACAAGTTTGTTTAggtctgagatgttggtgctatagtgcgacatctagtggctgaatgtcatgtattgcaactttaacTATAGAGTGATTatgttttgctatttagttAGGTGATGAACAAACCATTCTAAATACgtcacattaaaaaaagcttaagagtaatgtcagactgtttctgttgccaaagagtggaaaagtagttcaggactgatgaggtctatctgacccaaatgtttcatttataatcatgggagccaattaacagtgtgtggattatttttctaatcaaagacaatctttcatttttattttcagttatcatcacacagttgtttcatgttattctgagctatAGTGATGGAATCAAGAGTGTAAAATCACCTACACTCCGGGGATAACATCAACTTTGCACAATTataatgcagctaaaatcatcacatcatcatgtGTTTAGTGTCATAAACAATCCCGTCtattagaagctctgttttaaatagtggaaatagaaagcttggaacaataaaatgttttcacagacctaaaaaaatatcttgctctttttttacttgtcactttattgtaaactcaggacttttgtccatgtcgggatcTTGAAGTaatgatgactcttttttttcctgtgatcTGACTGGTCATTGGTCGgggtgttgacaggttgtgGCGAACGGTTCAACATCAACATACGTTACCATGATGGTGTACCCCGATAAGAAGTGAATCACCGTCGTCACTCTGAAAACCCcgagttaaacctgaagttacctcgctAACCGCGAATCCTGCACCGTAGTACAAGCCTCAAATAAGGGAAATGGGATGTACAGATTCTATCCATGCAAATGCCACACCAAGCGTTACCAACAATATGTCGCCATTTCGACTGTAACGTCATTTAAAGCTTcgaaacagtgaaacattttcaacacaactGCTATGGTAATTCAGCGCATCAGAAATCAGAATCTATTAAATAGCACCAACCTGTTCTGTGTAACCGAACTtcaggcttcaaaacagcatcCAGTAGTTTGCGTTGTCGCTCATTCTCCCGCTTTGAACAAGAAAGTTCCTCTTCATAGTCTGCTATGGTTCTTTCAAACAGTTCAAATACCTCTCCTACAGCAGCCGTTAAACGCTGGTTCACCAAAACTCTCAGTATTTCTACTTTAGACATGTTTTAAACTGTCAGAGTCACTTTCGTACCACCTATTTCCGCAGCTAAAACAACTACCACTAGCTTCCGCGTTCTGTCATCAGCAACAACAGAACGACTTCCGGCCCGAGTTTTTCAGTAGAAATCGCATCTCCAGAAACGTTAACTTTGAAGTCTACACAGATGGACCAAATATATGTTTCAATTCGATTCGATTCGATTCGATtcgattcaattcaattcaattcaattcaattcaattcaattcaattcaattcaattcaattcaatacgGAAATGTTTGACTCATTTAATCTGTGTAGGACAGAAGTTTaggtttattagtagaccaaaaccatgacaacccagagttgtcATGGtgggaggcagagctgcagtcctacacgttTCTCTGCACTTCTATTGGAGCAGTTACCCACGCAAAACCACGtagaaactgtgtctgtcccccaacgccttaaatcaattaaagctACAGTAAATAGAAGAGGAGTCAtttataaaaatctaataaaaattaacaccactactgcaatagtacaatAAAATaggataattaaatgtggactcttaaacatAAGATCtctgtcatgtaaaactgaataataaatgatctaa is drawn from Thunnus thynnus chromosome 5, fThuThy2.1, whole genome shotgun sequence and contains these coding sequences:
- the LOC137182432 gene encoding oocyte zinc finger protein XlCOF6-like isoform X2, with protein sequence MEQADITKFPITPVIPVKSEDEDETQSSQLHQRQIEKNREAEPPARSSAQQMETDTDSGQLLSLYCCELETENGNDDCKETRDTLMNESTVNHSKSHTHERPFSCTVCDKRFGCKGNLHAHMRSHTGEKPFTCCVCNKGFSAKVNLKTHMRSHTDVQQDPEHPHIKEEQEELWKSQDGSVPVKSEDDEKKAQSSQLCQTQAEENREAEPTASSSAQQMERDTDGGDYGGSGPARNLDPDIYLQPDSDDETVNSKQTQTGVSVSQAASDDRMSDSSEPETENSDDDWKETRGCQSNLITLKNRSVPVGDQECNTGKRFLSCSKCGKTFDPKDCLQSHMKGPSGKKTYVCSVCVKRSTQSVHLVTHNRTCSGEKAFGCSVCKKRFSYKGDAVRHMRTHTGEKPFSCSVCGKRFSQSTGLGSHMRTHTGEKPYGCSVCHQRFIRSGILARHMRVHTGEKPYSCSLCNTTFSLSQSLLKHMRIHTGEKPFRCSICDKKFTQKGHLTQHMTLHTGERSFSCSVCGKKFTRQSRVKKHKCVSENSNSKHHQKAPKNG
- the LOC137182432 gene encoding oocyte zinc finger protein XlCOF6-like isoform X1, with the translated sequence MSVIQTLRAFVNQRLAAAVEEIFVLLETTICNYEEEIGRQPRLLVDVVKPETNVSKADVLKLIVRKEGQQEWSSSVDRQDPESPHIKEEQEELCIIQDGEQLQGMEQADITKFPITPVIPVKSEDEDETQSSQLHQRQIEKNREAEPPARSSAQQMETDTDSGQLLSLYCCELETENGNDDCKETRDTLMNESTVNHSKSHTHERPFSCTVCDKRFGCKGNLHAHMRSHTGEKPFTCCVCNKGFSAKVNLKTHMRSHTDVQQDPEHPHIKEEQEELWKSQDGSVPVKSEDDEKKAQSSQLCQTQAEENREAEPTASSSAQQMERDTDGGDYGGSGPARNLDPDIYLQPDSDDETVNSKQTQTGVSVSQAASDDRMSDSSEPETENSDDDWKETRGCQSNLITLKNRSVPVGDQECNTGKRFLSCSKCGKTFDPKDCLQSHMKGPSGKKTYVCSVCVKRSTQSVHLVTHNRTCSGEKAFGCSVCKKRFSYKGDAVRHMRTHTGEKPFSCSVCGKRFSQSTGLGSHMRTHTGEKPYGCSVCHQRFIRSGILARHMRVHTGEKPYSCSLCNTTFSLSQSLLKHMRIHTGEKPFRCSICDKKFTQKGHLTQHMTLHTGERSFSCSVCGKKFTRQSRVKKHKCVSENSNSKHHQKAPKNG